A genomic region of Gaiellales bacterium contains the following coding sequences:
- a CDS encoding YfhO family protein has translation MTAVIDATDSPRAARLGRVAALFATGPREAVAVALLMALVLVAAFPRVVAGHATFAPGAQIGTESGVAQRDYPYPIPSRAVVNDGGAFAWQFEPWAIFTHDAYADGHVPLWDPYSALGKPFAGNLQSAPFSPLYAPVFLHPGQRVWDFVFLLRLWLGGLGCYALLRALGSRPPVALGPAVAYMLATTFVLWTSSVSMNVEPLAPWLLLALLLGLRRPTAPRFALLAVVVAAILVGGQPEVAIVLGWVGAVWAVAFWVRGPRRARPLIEVAGAAACGALIASPQLLLALEYVPIAAKGHYEGLGNNLYPIRTGGVMVLGDFAAKHQAAIGIVLSSLALAALAARRRLLPGTLVLLAVSAVWVPRAFDVPLVSSLMRHLPGIGTINARRYGELLPVLCAALLATAVIEAAARRVRAVAVVPATFAGVTLVAWALGAGSRTDMAWATVLAALVAATLFLTAYRPILAPLIVVVVFVQFLGLAPRTYARPNNTQRVQPFMRYLQSHLKPGERAAGGFGLVEPEWAGAFGVADPNSRDALYPGRWSWYMKHLVGHLRLGPEQLASPFLDALAVRYVVTPRGAAMPPKYTRVMVDRDGRRLAVWENTQAFPGAWLAKGVVAARTRRGAELRLKASNGDLRQLTVIEDPTPDMARATGTGTARVTSYSFDESTIDVDVTGGSGVLVVPQQFFPGWKASVDGSSTPIRAANSTMRAVSVPSGRHTVTFTYAPARWRYGLLLAALGILAIAARCLGPVIRRRWGGGRPATGAAVVL, from the coding sequence ATGACGGCCGTCATCGACGCCACCGACTCGCCGCGCGCGGCACGGCTCGGCCGGGTCGCCGCACTGTTCGCCACCGGGCCGCGGGAGGCCGTCGCGGTCGCACTGCTGATGGCACTGGTGCTCGTCGCAGCGTTCCCGAGGGTGGTCGCCGGCCACGCGACGTTCGCGCCCGGTGCCCAGATCGGAACCGAGAGCGGCGTCGCCCAACGCGACTACCCGTACCCAATTCCGAGCCGCGCCGTGGTCAACGACGGCGGCGCGTTCGCCTGGCAGTTCGAGCCCTGGGCGATCTTCACGCATGACGCGTACGCCGACGGCCACGTGCCGCTCTGGGATCCGTACTCGGCTCTGGGAAAGCCGTTCGCCGGAAACCTCCAGAGCGCGCCGTTCTCACCGCTGTACGCACCCGTGTTCCTGCACCCGGGCCAGCGCGTCTGGGACTTCGTGTTCCTGCTGCGATTGTGGCTGGGCGGGCTCGGGTGCTACGCCCTGCTCCGGGCGCTGGGGAGCCGCCCACCGGTCGCGCTGGGCCCGGCGGTGGCGTACATGCTCGCCACGACGTTCGTCCTGTGGACGTCGTCGGTCTCGATGAACGTGGAGCCGCTCGCACCGTGGCTGCTCCTGGCGCTGCTGCTCGGGCTGCGCCGCCCGACCGCGCCCCGCTTCGCGCTCCTGGCCGTCGTCGTGGCAGCGATCCTGGTGGGCGGACAGCCGGAGGTTGCAATCGTGCTGGGATGGGTCGGCGCCGTGTGGGCGGTCGCCTTCTGGGTGCGGGGCCCACGCCGGGCACGGCCCCTGATCGAGGTTGCGGGGGCGGCTGCCTGCGGCGCGCTGATCGCGTCGCCGCAGCTGCTCCTGGCACTCGAATACGTGCCGATCGCGGCGAAGGGCCACTACGAGGGGCTGGGGAACAACCTGTACCCGATCCGGACAGGCGGAGTGATGGTGCTCGGCGACTTCGCGGCCAAGCACCAGGCGGCGATCGGCATCGTGCTGTCGTCCCTGGCGCTCGCGGCCCTGGCGGCGCGCCGGCGGCTGCTGCCCGGCACGCTGGTGCTGCTGGCCGTCTCGGCGGTGTGGGTGCCCCGGGCCTTCGACGTACCGCTCGTCTCCTCACTGATGAGGCACCTGCCGGGCATCGGCACGATCAACGCGAGGCGGTACGGCGAGCTGCTCCCCGTGCTCTGTGCGGCGCTGCTCGCCACAGCCGTGATCGAGGCAGCGGCGCGCCGGGTGCGCGCGGTCGCCGTCGTGCCGGCCACGTTCGCCGGCGTCACGCTCGTCGCCTGGGCGCTCGGGGCAGGATCGCGCACCGACATGGCATGGGCCACCGTGCTGGCGGCGCTGGTCGCCGCCACGTTGTTCCTGACGGCGTACCGGCCGATACTCGCGCCGCTGATCGTGGTCGTGGTCTTCGTCCAGTTCCTGGGGCTCGCGCCGCGTACCTACGCCCGGCCGAACAACACCCAGCGCGTGCAGCCGTTCATGCGGTACCTGCAGTCGCACCTGAAACCGGGCGAACGCGCGGCCGGCGGATTCGGTCTGGTCGAGCCGGAGTGGGCGGGCGCATTCGGCGTCGCGGATCCCAACTCCCGCGACGCGCTGTACCCCGGCCGCTGGTCCTGGTACATGAAGCACCTGGTGGGGCATCTGCGGCTCGGGCCCGAGCAGCTCGCGTCGCCGTTCCTCGACGCGCTGGCCGTCCGCTACGTGGTGACGCCCCGGGGCGCAGCGATGCCGCCGAAGTACACCCGGGTGATGGTCGACCGCGACGGGCGACGCCTGGCGGTGTGGGAGAACACGCAGGCGTTTCCGGGCGCATGGCTGGCGAAGGGAGTGGTCGCAGCCCGGACGAGGCGCGGCGCCGAGCTGCGACTGAAGGCGTCGAACGGCGACCTGCGGCAGCTGACCGTGATCGAGGATCCGACGCCGGATATGGCACGTGCGACCGGCACGGGGACTGCGCGCGTGACGTCGTACTCGTTCGACGAATCGACCATCGACGTGGACGTCACCGGAGGCAGCGGCGTGCTGGTGGTGCCGCAGCAGTTCTTCCCGGGCTGGAAGGCGAGCGTCGACGGCAGCTCCACGCCCATCCGAGCCGCGAACTCGACCATGCGCGCGGTCTCGGTGCCGTCCGGCCGGCACACGGTCACATTCACGTATGCGCCGGCGCGATGGCGCTACGGCCTGCTCCTGGCGGCGCTCGGGATTCTCGCGATCGCCGCCAGGTGCCTTGGGCCCGTCATCCGGCGCCGCTGGGGTGGCGGGAGGCCGGCGACCGGCGCCGCGGTGGTACTGTGA
- the fusA gene encoding elongation factor G — MPHKEPGKIRNVAVVGHRGTGKTSLVEALLYESGTITRLGSVAEKSTVADYDEDERKRGMTISAAVTHLEWEGRTINLIDTPGEPSFQADVLSALRVVEGAIVTVSGVLGVEVGTERVWRRCDELGISRLVLINLLDRERADFFVALEQLRERLSDTCVAVEIPIGSEGDFHGVVDLVHMVAYLHGDDASGHDESVPIPDDMQALAEEYHDKLMDVVAETSDDLMERYLEGDEISREEMAQALKQLVTDGQVFPVGCGAATRNIGSHGLLDLIVEGLPSPARARNVPESGGASTLAYVFKTIADPYSGKISMLRMFAGTATGDTQLVNSRTHGKERIGQLLLVQGKDHTPVDELGPGMIGAVAKLKETNTGDVLANVDAPAPVEPIALPAPVVSFAIEAKSKGDEDKVHASLRRLQEEDPSLDVHRDEETGETIVGGLSQMHVETVLDRMQRRFGVDVELHPPRVPYRETIRKAARAHGRHKKQTGGRGQFGDCHIEIEPLDGHDGYEFVDKIVGGVIPQGFRPAVDKGIQEAMQKGELVGAPVVGVRVRLVDGSYHNVDSSEMAFKIAGSLAFKQAVSDADPVLLEPIMRLDITVPDENVGDVIGDMSSRRGRVLGMDPGPGATIVHVEVPMAEVLGYAPDLTSMTGGRGDYAMQFLRYEEVPAHAAQAVIAAAQRNREMVKA; from the coding sequence ATGCCACACAAGGAGCCCGGAAAGATCCGCAACGTCGCGGTGGTCGGCCACCGTGGCACAGGGAAGACCTCGCTGGTGGAGGCTCTGCTCTACGAGTCCGGCACGATCACCCGTCTGGGCTCGGTGGCCGAGAAGTCGACCGTCGCCGACTACGACGAGGACGAGCGCAAGCGCGGCATGACCATCTCCGCCGCCGTCACGCACCTGGAGTGGGAGGGGCGCACGATCAACCTGATCGACACCCCCGGAGAGCCCAGCTTCCAGGCCGACGTCCTGTCCGCGCTGCGTGTGGTGGAGGGCGCGATCGTCACGGTGTCCGGCGTGCTCGGCGTCGAGGTCGGCACCGAGCGGGTCTGGCGGCGCTGCGACGAGCTCGGCATCTCGCGCCTCGTGCTGATCAACCTGCTCGATCGCGAGCGCGCGGACTTCTTCGTCGCCCTGGAGCAGCTCCGCGAGCGGCTGAGCGACACGTGCGTGGCCGTCGAGATCCCGATCGGGAGCGAGGGCGACTTCCACGGCGTCGTCGACCTCGTGCACATGGTCGCCTACCTGCACGGCGACGACGCGTCCGGCCACGACGAGTCGGTGCCGATCCCCGACGACATGCAGGCGCTCGCGGAGGAGTACCACGACAAGCTGATGGACGTCGTCGCGGAGACCTCCGACGACCTGATGGAGCGCTACCTCGAGGGCGACGAGATCTCGCGGGAGGAGATGGCCCAGGCGCTCAAGCAGCTCGTCACCGACGGCCAGGTGTTCCCCGTCGGGTGCGGCGCCGCCACCCGGAACATCGGCTCGCACGGCCTGCTCGACCTGATCGTCGAGGGGCTGCCGTCCCCCGCCCGCGCGCGCAACGTGCCCGAGAGTGGGGGAGCCAGCACGCTGGCATACGTCTTCAAGACCATCGCCGACCCCTACAGCGGCAAGATCAGCATGCTGCGCATGTTCGCGGGCACCGCGACCGGCGACACGCAGCTCGTCAACAGCCGCACCCACGGCAAGGAGCGGATCGGCCAGCTGCTGCTCGTCCAGGGCAAGGATCACACGCCCGTCGACGAGCTCGGGCCCGGCATGATCGGCGCCGTCGCGAAGCTGAAGGAGACCAACACCGGCGACGTGCTTGCCAATGTGGACGCGCCCGCGCCGGTCGAGCCGATCGCGCTGCCCGCGCCCGTCGTCTCGTTCGCCATCGAGGCGAAAAGCAAGGGCGACGAGGACAAGGTGCACGCATCGCTGCGCCGCCTTCAGGAGGAGGATCCGTCCCTTGACGTCCACCGGGACGAGGAGACGGGCGAGACCATCGTCGGCGGCCTGTCCCAGATGCACGTGGAGACGGTGCTCGACCGCATGCAGCGCCGGTTCGGCGTCGACGTCGAGCTGCACCCGCCGCGCGTCCCGTATCGCGAGACGATCCGCAAGGCCGCGCGTGCGCATGGCCGCCACAAGAAGCAGACGGGCGGCCGCGGCCAGTTCGGCGACTGCCACATCGAGATCGAGCCCCTGGACGGCCACGACGGCTACGAGTTCGTCGACAAGATCGTCGGCGGCGTCATCCCGCAGGGATTCCGCCCGGCAGTCGACAAGGGCATCCAGGAGGCGATGCAGAAGGGCGAGCTGGTGGGTGCGCCGGTCGTCGGCGTCCGGGTGCGGCTGGTCGACGGGTCGTACCACAACGTCGACTCGTCCGAGATGGCGTTCAAGATCGCCGGGTCACTCGCGTTCAAGCAGGCGGTCTCCGACGCGGATCCGGTGCTGCTCGAGCCGATCATGCGGCTCGACATCACCGTTCCCGACGAGAACGTCGGCGACGTGATCGGCGACATGAGCAGCCGACGCGGGCGCGTGCTGGGGATGGACCCCGGCCCGGGTGCGACGATCGTCCACGTCGAGGTGCCGATGGCCGAGGTGCTGGGCTACGCGCCGGATCTCACATCGATGACCGGCGGCCGTGGGGACTACGCGATGCAGTTCCTGCGCTACGAGGAGGTGCCGGCCCACGCGGCACAGGCAGTGATCGCCGCGGCGCAGCGGAACCGGGAGATGGTCAAGGCATGA
- a CDS encoding septal ring lytic transglycosylase RlpA family protein, which translates to MLVLLAALALAAPAGAARSPLASQRSQAARVMAQLDRLQAKRDAAAQREGAARLRLSLARTAVRDARIQVSSATASLATAREALARTLVASYKNEGGDPVAYVLAAGSFSDLVSRMDTIRRVASADHDLIGQIIRAQQRLQERERRLQTEATAAAAAAHEATAARTQLDGAVARTSAVLGALDARIRAQLATERTRRTALARQHDATSGSGGGGDSGGSSRVFYGDSTWYGPGFAGHRTADGEIFDPSKLTAASPWLPFNTELKVTNLATGLSVQVRVNDRGPFGRGVLDLSAHAAHVVGLSGWQRVRIQILPGAARPAIMP; encoded by the coding sequence ATGCTTGTGCTCCTCGCGGCGCTGGCGCTCGCGGCACCCGCGGGTGCAGCCCGCTCCCCGCTGGCATCGCAGCGCAGCCAGGCGGCACGCGTCATGGCGCAGCTCGACCGGCTGCAGGCCAAGCGCGACGCGGCGGCGCAGCGCGAGGGCGCCGCGCGGCTGCGGCTGTCCCTGGCGCGCACCGCGGTGCGGGACGCGCGCATCCAGGTGTCGTCGGCGACAGCCAGCCTGGCCACGGCGCGGGAGGCGCTGGCCCGCACGCTCGTCGCGAGCTACAAGAACGAGGGCGGCGATCCCGTCGCCTACGTGCTCGCCGCGGGCTCGTTCTCCGACCTCGTCTCCCGCATGGACACGATCCGCCGTGTCGCGTCGGCGGACCACGACCTGATCGGCCAGATCATCCGGGCGCAGCAGCGGCTGCAGGAGCGCGAGCGCCGGCTCCAGACCGAGGCGACGGCCGCCGCGGCGGCTGCGCACGAGGCGACGGCCGCGCGCACGCAGCTTGACGGCGCAGTTGCTCGCACGAGCGCGGTACTGGGCGCGCTGGATGCGCGGATCCGCGCTCAGCTCGCGACGGAGCGAACCCGGCGAACGGCACTCGCCAGGCAGCACGACGCAACCTCCGGCTCCGGAGGCGGCGGGGACTCGGGCGGGTCGAGCAGGGTCTTCTACGGCGACTCCACCTGGTATGGCCCCGGCTTCGCCGGCCATCGCACCGCGGACGGCGAGATCTTCGACCCCTCCAAGCTGACCGCCGCGAGCCCCTGGCTGCCGTTCAACACGGAGTTGAAGGTGACCAACCTCGCGACCGGGCTGAGCGTGCAGGTGCGCGTCAACGACCGCGGCCCGTTCGGGCGGGGCGTGCTCGACCTCTCCGCCCACGCCGCACACGTGGTCGGGCTGAGCGGCTGGCAGCGCGTGCGGATCCAGATCCTGCCGGGCGCGGCCCGGCCGGCGATCATGCCTTGA
- a CDS encoding cytochrome P450: protein MPTDPRGRAAALDPADPGFWALPERERLTAFAQLRSLDGPAYLSSGSSGFYALVKHADVVAASRQPELFLSGPGVTTPEPARWARVLFGDSMVNMDDPRHAALRRIVARAFCPRLIAKIEDDMRGVATEIVDDVLARRPEDFVSSVAAQMPYRVICRMMGIPAAEQARILSIIDQATGEVGVARRRIRLPGRGLRALVELHRVIGRIGRERRRDPADDLISALVTADVDGSRLNSRELGAFFSLLLVAGVETTRNAIAHGLALLTDNPQQRSLLLSDLDGQMAGAVEEIVRHSSPIIQFRRTLAREHRIGDRTLAAGDKVVLFYVSANRDETVFPDPDAFDITRSPNPHVGFGGGGPHFCLGAQLARRELDLLFRELYGRLPGLRAVGPPELVPSSFDNRVRRLPFAFDRVPARRAVRTGTAVRTA from the coding sequence GTGCCAACCGATCCGCGCGGCCGCGCAGCCGCGCTCGACCCTGCCGACCCCGGCTTCTGGGCGCTGCCCGAGCGGGAGCGGCTCACCGCCTTTGCCCAGCTCCGGTCGCTGGACGGGCCTGCCTACCTGAGCAGCGGCTCGAGCGGCTTCTACGCGCTGGTCAAGCACGCCGACGTCGTCGCGGCCAGCCGGCAGCCCGAGCTGTTCCTCAGCGGGCCGGGCGTGACCACCCCGGAGCCCGCCCGGTGGGCGCGCGTGCTCTTCGGGGACTCAATGGTCAACATGGACGATCCCCGGCACGCCGCTCTTCGCCGGATCGTGGCCAGGGCGTTCTGCCCGCGCCTGATCGCCAAGATCGAGGACGACATGCGCGGCGTCGCGACCGAGATCGTCGACGACGTGCTGGCCCGGCGGCCGGAGGACTTCGTGTCGTCGGTCGCGGCGCAGATGCCCTACCGCGTGATCTGCCGGATGATGGGCATCCCGGCGGCGGAGCAGGCGCGGATCCTCTCGATCATCGACCAGGCCACGGGCGAGGTCGGCGTGGCGCGTCGCCGGATCCGGCTGCCCGGCCGGGGCCTGCGTGCGCTCGTGGAGCTGCACCGGGTGATCGGCAGGATCGGCCGGGAGCGCCGGCGCGACCCGGCCGACGACCTCATCTCCGCGCTGGTCACCGCCGACGTGGACGGCTCCCGGCTGAACTCCCGGGAGCTGGGCGCGTTCTTCTCGCTGCTGCTGGTGGCCGGAGTGGAGACGACCCGCAACGCGATCGCGCACGGCCTCGCCCTGCTGACCGACAACCCGCAACAGCGCAGCCTGCTCCTCTCGGACCTGGACGGGCAGATGGCCGGCGCCGTGGAGGAGATCGTCCGGCACAGCTCCCCGATCATCCAGTTTCGCCGGACGCTCGCCCGGGAGCACCGGATCGGCGACCGCACGCTGGCCGCCGGGGACAAGGTGGTGCTGTTCTACGTCTCGGCGAACCGGGACGAGACCGTTTTCCCCGATCCGGACGCGTTTGACATCACCCGCTCGCCGAACCCGCACGTGGGGTTCGGCGGCGGCGGCCCGCACTTCTGCCTCGGCGCCCAGCTGGCCCGGCGCGAGCTCGACCTGCTGTTCCGGGAGCTGTACGGCCGGCTACCGGGCCTGCGGGCGGTCGGGCCGCCGGAGCTCGTGCCGTCCTCGTTCGACAATCGGGTACGCCGGCTGCCGTTCGCCTTCGACCGCGTTCCGGCCAGGCGGGCGGTTCGCACCGGCACGGCTGTACGCACCGCCTGA
- a CDS encoding pyridoxal-phosphate dependent enzyme, translating to MAAPTALECLRCRRRYPVVQMPGGCPSCSAEDCPSNVAPVYARMQGIKPGKLSGDGLHRYAAQLPVPRERLVSLGEGSTPLVSVGALGRELGLRRLFVKDERRNPTGSWRDRFAALAVSQHLGADVTVGSAGGEAMAMSMAAYAARAGMRSVALVDAALEEGGRVLDAIEWVGGRAVGVTGSEARWGLLGDAERQLGWRAVSNRTRPPIGSDPIAIEGYRTIAFEIAEQLRWTVPDLVAVPAALGDGIQGIWRGFRDLADWGAVDATPRMVAVEVGGAVASSLAGGRDWVAPSGEVSSLARSLAGITGTVQTLQAVVESEGLVVRVTDAELEAARIVLGESEGIWAELGAAAGVAAAQKLASRGDIPARAHFVTVVTEHGLLDEAAQTPAVLETVDARVDELLRVLAVRGE from the coding sequence GTGGCCGCTCCGACCGCCCTCGAATGTTTGCGCTGCAGGCGGCGGTACCCGGTTGTGCAGATGCCAGGCGGCTGTCCGTCGTGCTCGGCGGAGGACTGTCCCAGCAACGTCGCCCCGGTCTACGCTCGGATGCAGGGCATCAAGCCGGGCAAGCTGTCGGGGGATGGGCTGCACCGGTATGCGGCGCAGCTGCCCGTCCCTCGCGAGCGGCTGGTGTCGCTGGGCGAGGGCTCGACGCCGCTGGTGTCGGTGGGCGCCCTCGGACGCGAGCTCGGGCTCCGCCGCCTTTTCGTGAAGGACGAGCGACGCAACCCGACGGGGTCGTGGCGCGACCGCTTCGCCGCGCTCGCAGTGTCCCAACACCTCGGCGCCGACGTGACGGTGGGGTCGGCCGGCGGCGAGGCGATGGCCATGTCGATGGCGGCATACGCGGCACGGGCCGGGATGCGCTCGGTGGCACTCGTCGACGCCGCCCTCGAGGAGGGCGGGCGGGTGCTCGACGCGATCGAGTGGGTCGGCGGGCGCGCCGTCGGGGTGACCGGCTCGGAGGCGCGCTGGGGCCTGCTGGGCGACGCGGAGCGCCAGCTCGGATGGCGCGCGGTCTCGAACCGCACCCGCCCGCCGATCGGCAGCGACCCGATCGCGATCGAGGGGTACCGGACGATTGCGTTCGAGATCGCGGAGCAGCTGCGATGGACGGTGCCCGACCTGGTCGCCGTGCCGGCCGCGCTCGGCGACGGCATCCAGGGGATCTGGCGCGGGTTTCGCGACCTCGCCGACTGGGGCGCCGTCGACGCGACCCCGCGGATGGTGGCGGTCGAGGTGGGCGGCGCGGTGGCGAGCTCGCTTGCAGGCGGCCGCGACTGGGTGGCGCCGAGCGGCGAGGTGAGCAGCCTGGCACGCTCGCTGGCCGGCATCACCGGGACGGTGCAGACGCTGCAGGCCGTCGTCGAGTCCGAGGGCCTGGTGGTGCGGGTGACGGACGCCGAGCTGGAGGCGGCGCGCATCGTGCTCGGGGAGAGCGAGGGCATCTGGGCCGAGCTGGGCGCCGCCGCGGGCGTCGCGGCGGCGCAGAAGCTGGCGTCGCGAGGCGACATCCCCGCCCGGGCGCACTTCGTCACCGTGGTCACGGAGCACGGGCTGCTGGACGAGGCGGCGCAAACTCCCGCGGTGCTCGAGACGGTGGATGCCCGCGTGGACGAGCTGCTCCGGGTGCTCGCGGTGCGCGGCGAGTAG